One Methylophaga thalassica genomic window carries:
- a CDS encoding lysozyme inhibitor LprI family protein, whose protein sequence is MLSRLLIVFSLLISLPVFAHTETDCASAFTTLEINACLNEELQQKQDIMKHYLAAAKQRYHDETQVIEAIETGQAAWEAYKKAYCDSIYIIWMDGTIRVAMSLGCQIKLTEIRTHEIWSSYLTYMDSTPAIMPEPALTYE, encoded by the coding sequence ATGCTAAGTCGTCTACTCATAGTGTTCAGCTTGTTGATCAGCTTGCCTGTTTTTGCTCATACAGAAACTGACTGCGCATCAGCTTTTACCACACTGGAAATTAATGCGTGTCTTAATGAAGAACTTCAGCAAAAACAGGACATCATGAAACATTATCTGGCAGCAGCAAAACAACGTTATCACGATGAAACTCAAGTCATAGAAGCGATTGAAACAGGGCAAGCCGCCTGGGAGGCTTATAAAAAAGCTTATTGTGACAGCATTTACATCATTTGGATGGACGGCACTATTCGTGTTGCCATGTCGCTTGGCTGTCAGATAAAACTGACTGAGATAAGAACACATGAAATCTGGTCGAGCTATCTCACTTATATGGACAGTACTCCAGCTATCATGCCTGAACCAGCATTAACGTATGAGTAA
- a CDS encoding cobaltochelatase subunit CobN, with protein sequence MYNRIVLCLVLFLFSASAFAEQLLLIVTPRNVPEVVSGAHEFLKDTSQQPVSVQIRTTEQWQDLSTQKQSQLLQQSDLVFAGGVFGETANQLVEYSKKGLLNNLIALHSDQRLVMASSLDGKALLAGPPDKLMQHPDPTISTEQWMASLLEQHSEQQAWLITRFFWLGRNSENMQGLIHHLHHIVRYEDTIERPQLAAQLRLYHQGKITLPEQFEFSAKPSWVVLLDYETGERPGEKALLDAVCENIADEKTGCVSVLTAWGDASLSAIKLLTQHKSQISSIVSLQDFVIGGSEHRQAVTDELKELDVPVIKAMRLSDSTRAEWELSEAGISWDSVHYRVAMPELQGLSQPMVVATMTPAEVDNLTGARLAFSEPVASQVSLLSQRLKRWQQLQDKANQDKKVAIIYYNHPPGRHNIGADNLNVVESLFDILHSLNNSGYNTGELPKTSAELLDLLQQRGVNLPEDHEALAAMSSVVNTVDSQTYLSWFHTLPESLQQEMVNGPLGLLHANLKQAKALKAPSIAKHLLARVMEDIRHVVDGADHAGRDRVLQLLTQLQILYQQPSDEMDWQQAEQLITAISQQWIEGVRGWGEAPGNVMVFDHEILIPGIQFGNIFVGPQPPRGWELNEELLHANLSFPPPHQYMAFYQWLRNEFHADALVHLGRHSTYEFLPRHRVGMAENDYPQAILADLPSIYPYIVDGVGEGIQAKRRGLAVMIDHLTPPLASTELYDQLLALRQVVESYESAPVNAGAMRDRAIDEMKRLIAELNLEDELTANMSAELEVRGLSSFEQVDDDLLVHEIGHYLTTLQEDFMPLGLHVFGREWSEKAIQTMLTSMNNGKQTTENWEPLLRESPAAEISALLAALDGHFVEPGKGNDPIRTPSALPTGRNFYALDDSLIPSRLGYKVGIALAEKARAESPANAKQDSDALVLWASDVVRDEGAMIAFAYDMLGVKPTWNSRGIFSGLERLELTSADFSSNPPRIRRDMLLTTSGLFRDLYGSQLVWLEQAVLMALDASSGLIRRDYPALTLSLDAALERLQVKEKPGFESLEQNQVAARWVADASAALRAGISEQEAGLTASYRIFGAPPGAYGAGVNRLVERSGAWENREQVAETYIHRMGHAYGAELDGQAQQALFQQRLKHVGQTYLGRGSNLYGVMDNNDAFDYLGGLSLAIETSRGQAPNNYILAHSDSSDLRVDPLQSVLLSELRGRYLNPQWLKPLMNEGYAGARTMGSEFLEYLWGWQVTNPGIVKSWVWDEVKRVYVDDGLDLGLDEFLEQDHNVHVKSNMLAIMLVAAYKGFWQADESTLHDLAQQFTDLVAANGLPGSGHTAPSHPMYVWLNDYLDAEHQQQLAEVLNAAKMPEADLPDAPSHIAEVTEQTATQAEQQQTNLSEEQQQEQNKQQRFWLYLLLGLVMLLVLVGIAKGARAPISKAKE encoded by the coding sequence GTGTATAACCGAATTGTTCTCTGTTTAGTCCTGTTTCTTTTCTCTGCATCAGCATTCGCTGAGCAACTCTTACTGATTGTGACGCCAAGGAATGTACCGGAAGTAGTATCAGGTGCACATGAATTTTTAAAAGACACATCGCAACAGCCCGTCTCTGTACAAATACGTACAACAGAGCAGTGGCAAGATTTATCCACACAAAAGCAATCACAGTTATTGCAGCAGTCAGATTTAGTGTTTGCTGGCGGTGTGTTTGGCGAAACCGCCAATCAACTGGTGGAATATAGCAAAAAAGGTTTGTTAAACAATCTTATTGCTTTGCATAGTGATCAACGTCTGGTGATGGCCTCAAGTCTTGATGGCAAAGCATTATTAGCCGGGCCACCTGATAAGTTGATGCAACATCCTGATCCCACCATATCAACAGAGCAATGGATGGCATCACTACTAGAACAACATTCTGAACAGCAAGCCTGGCTGATCACGCGCTTCTTCTGGTTAGGAAGAAATAGTGAAAATATGCAGGGTTTAATCCATCATCTGCATCATATCGTTCGATATGAAGATACGATTGAGCGTCCGCAGTTAGCTGCACAGCTCAGGCTTTATCATCAAGGTAAAATCACCTTACCAGAGCAGTTTGAGTTTTCAGCAAAACCTTCATGGGTGGTATTGCTCGATTATGAAACCGGGGAACGACCCGGAGAAAAGGCTTTGCTGGATGCAGTTTGTGAAAACATAGCTGATGAAAAGACCGGGTGTGTGTCAGTGCTTACTGCCTGGGGTGATGCCAGTTTATCTGCGATTAAGCTACTGACACAACATAAATCACAGATCAGCTCGATAGTATCATTACAAGACTTTGTAATAGGTGGCTCTGAACATCGGCAAGCGGTCACCGATGAGTTAAAAGAACTGGATGTGCCAGTTATCAAAGCGATGCGTTTAAGTGACAGCACCCGTGCCGAGTGGGAACTGTCTGAAGCCGGGATTAGCTGGGATTCGGTGCATTACCGGGTCGCTATGCCTGAGTTGCAGGGGCTTTCTCAACCGATGGTCGTCGCGACCATGACACCTGCTGAGGTTGATAATCTCACCGGGGCCAGACTCGCTTTTTCTGAGCCAGTTGCTTCACAAGTGAGCTTATTGTCACAGCGTCTAAAACGCTGGCAACAATTGCAGGATAAAGCGAATCAGGATAAAAAAGTCGCCATCATTTATTACAACCATCCGCCGGGCCGTCACAATATCGGGGCGGATAATTTAAATGTGGTGGAGTCTTTATTCGATATTTTGCATTCACTCAACAATAGTGGCTACAACACGGGTGAACTGCCAAAAACATCAGCGGAGTTATTAGACTTATTACAGCAGCGTGGTGTGAACCTGCCAGAAGATCATGAAGCACTGGCCGCCATGTCATCCGTCGTAAATACTGTTGATAGCCAAACTTATCTGTCCTGGTTTCATACCTTACCGGAGTCATTACAGCAGGAAATGGTCAATGGACCGCTGGGTTTATTGCACGCCAATTTAAAACAAGCGAAAGCGTTAAAAGCTCCCAGTATTGCAAAACACTTATTAGCCAGAGTGATGGAAGATATCCGCCATGTGGTGGATGGGGCAGATCATGCTGGTCGGGATCGTGTTTTGCAATTACTCACTCAGCTCCAGATCCTTTATCAGCAACCTTCAGACGAGATGGATTGGCAGCAGGCTGAGCAATTAATTACGGCGATTAGTCAGCAGTGGATTGAAGGTGTACGTGGCTGGGGAGAAGCACCGGGTAATGTAATGGTGTTTGATCATGAAATCCTGATTCCCGGTATTCAATTTGGCAATATTTTTGTTGGGCCTCAACCGCCAAGAGGCTGGGAGCTGAATGAAGAGTTATTACATGCGAACTTATCATTTCCACCGCCACATCAGTATATGGCCTTTTACCAATGGCTAAGAAATGAGTTTCATGCCGATGCTTTAGTGCATTTAGGCCGACATTCCACTTATGAGTTTCTACCGCGACATCGTGTGGGTATGGCGGAAAATGATTATCCACAAGCGATTCTGGCTGATTTACCCAGTATTTATCCATACATTGTGGACGGGGTTGGCGAGGGCATTCAGGCGAAACGCCGTGGTTTAGCCGTGATGATTGATCACCTCACCCCACCTTTGGCAAGTACAGAGCTATATGACCAATTATTGGCGCTTCGTCAGGTGGTTGAAAGTTATGAGTCGGCGCCTGTGAATGCCGGTGCAATGCGTGACCGTGCAATTGATGAAATGAAACGTTTGATTGCCGAGTTGAATTTGGAAGATGAGCTGACAGCCAATATGTCTGCTGAGCTGGAAGTGCGTGGCTTAAGTTCGTTTGAACAGGTGGATGACGATTTGCTGGTGCATGAAATCGGCCATTACCTGACCACACTGCAAGAAGATTTCATGCCGTTAGGTTTGCATGTGTTTGGTCGTGAGTGGTCTGAAAAAGCCATTCAAACCATGCTGACGTCGATGAATAATGGTAAACAAACCACGGAAAACTGGGAACCACTGTTACGGGAATCTCCGGCGGCAGAAATATCGGCTTTACTGGCTGCGCTGGACGGCCATTTTGTCGAGCCCGGTAAAGGGAATGATCCGATTCGCACACCATCGGCTTTACCTACGGGGCGTAATTTCTATGCCTTGGATGATAGTTTGATTCCTTCTCGGTTAGGCTACAAAGTGGGCATTGCTTTAGCTGAAAAAGCCCGTGCTGAGTCGCCAGCTAATGCTAAACAGGACAGTGATGCTTTAGTGTTATGGGCCTCGGATGTGGTGCGTGATGAAGGCGCGATGATTGCCTTTGCCTACGATATGTTAGGTGTGAAACCGACCTGGAATAGCCGTGGGATTTTTAGCGGGTTGGAGCGGTTAGAGCTGACTTCAGCAGACTTTAGTTCAAACCCGCCGCGTATTCGTCGGGATATGTTACTGACCACATCGGGTTTATTTCGTGATTTGTATGGTTCGCAGTTAGTGTGGTTGGAGCAGGCAGTCTTAATGGCTTTGGATGCCTCTTCGGGACTGATTCGCCGTGATTATCCTGCTTTAACATTATCTTTAGATGCTGCCCTAGAACGTTTGCAGGTAAAAGAAAAGCCGGGTTTCGAATCTTTGGAGCAGAACCAAGTAGCCGCTCGTTGGGTGGCAGATGCCAGTGCGGCATTACGAGCGGGGATATCTGAACAAGAAGCCGGGCTGACAGCGAGTTACCGTATTTTTGGCGCACCTCCCGGCGCGTATGGCGCGGGAGTGAATCGTTTGGTGGAGCGTTCAGGTGCTTGGGAAAATCGTGAACAAGTCGCGGAAACGTATATTCATCGCATGGGCCATGCTTATGGCGCAGAGCTGGACGGCCAGGCACAGCAGGCCCTGTTTCAACAGCGGTTAAAACATGTCGGCCAAACATATTTGGGGCGAGGCAGTAATCTGTATGGCGTCATGGATAACAATGATGCCTTTGATTATCTGGGGGGACTGAGTTTAGCCATTGAAACCAGCCGTGGTCAGGCGCCGAATAATTATATTCTGGCACATAGTGATAGTAGTGATTTACGGGTCGATCCTTTACAAAGTGTGTTGTTGAGCGAATTACGAGGCCGCTACTTGAATCCTCAGTGGCTTAAACCTCTGATGAATGAAGGTTATGCTGGCGCGCGCACCATGGGCAGTGAGTTTTTAGAGTATCTATGGGGCTGGCAGGTGACCAATCCCGGCATTGTGAAAAGCTGGGTATGGGATGAAGTCAAACGTGTGTATGTCGATGATGGTCTGGATCTCGGCTTAGATGAGTTCCTTGAACAAGACCACAATGTGCATGTGAAAAGCAATATGCTGGCGATTATGCTGGTCGCGGCATATAAAGGCTTTTGGCAGGCAGATGAGTCGACCTTACACGATCTGGCACAGCAGTTTACCGATTTAGTTGCAGCAAATGGCCTGCCGGGAAGTGGTCATACTGCGCCGTCACATCCGATGTATGTCTGGTTGAATGATTATTTAGACGCGGAGCACCAGCAGCAATTAGCTGAGGTGTTAAACGCCGCAAAAATGCCAGAAGCGGATTTGCCTGATGCGCCAAGCCATATTGCGGAGGTCACTGAACAAACAGCGACTCAGGCTGAGCAACAGCAAACAAATTTATCTGAGGAACAACAGCAAGAACAAAACAAGCAACAACGTTTCTGGCTGTATTTGCTATTAGGTCTGGTGATGTTATTGGTACTGGTCGGTATCGCAAAAGGGGCGCGTGCACCTATTTCGAAGGCTAAGGAGTAA
- a CDS encoding DUF2149 domain-containing protein has translation MTRRWRNSRFDGNDDEPLGPMANLLDLMLVFACGLIAALISMSSQLQDHFQSENSQADHALTELQSMKELPQMPEGMQGGADGYESVGQVYRDPKTGKLIMIGQ, from the coding sequence ATGACTAGACGTTGGCGCAACAGTCGTTTTGATGGCAATGATGATGAGCCATTAGGCCCTATGGCCAATCTATTAGACTTAATGTTGGTGTTTGCCTGCGGCTTGATCGCGGCATTGATCTCAATGAGCAGTCAGTTACAAGACCATTTCCAGTCAGAGAACAGTCAGGCAGATCATGCTTTGACAGAATTACAGTCGATGAAAGAGTTACCGCAGATGCCGGAGGGAATGCAGGGTGGGGCTGATGGATATGAGTCTGTTGGCCAAGTTTATCGCGATCCGAAAACCGGCAAGCTCATTATGATTGGGCAATGA
- a CDS encoding branched-chain amino acid transaminase, with product MAVATMADRDGVIWLDGELVPWREAKVHVLTHTLHYGMGVFEGVRAYKTEQGTAIFRMQEHTDRLFRSAKILGMGMPFDKETINEAQRTVVRENNLDSAYIRPMCFYGSEGMGIRADNLNTHVMVAAWHWGAYLGEENMTKGIRIRTSSFTRHHVNITMCKAKANGNYMNSMMALQEAVSCGYDEALLLDTQGFVCEGSGENFFMVRDGVLYTPELTSALEGITRETVMTLARDIGLKVVEKRITRDEVYIADEAFFTGTAAEVTPIRELDNRPIGEGTRGPITEKLQAMYFDQVYGRSDVYKNWNTLVR from the coding sequence ATGGCAGTAGCAACAATGGCAGATCGTGATGGCGTTATCTGGCTCGACGGTGAATTAGTACCGTGGCGTGAGGCCAAAGTCCACGTCCTGACACATACTCTTCATTACGGCATGGGCGTATTCGAAGGGGTGCGTGCTTATAAAACAGAACAAGGCACGGCTATCTTCCGTATGCAGGAGCACACTGATCGTCTTTTCCGCAGTGCCAAAATTTTAGGCATGGGCATGCCATTTGATAAGGAAACGATCAACGAAGCTCAACGTACTGTGGTTCGTGAAAATAATCTGGATTCAGCTTATATCAGACCGATGTGTTTTTATGGTTCAGAAGGCATGGGGATCCGTGCTGATAATCTGAACACTCACGTGATGGTTGCCGCATGGCACTGGGGTGCTTACCTCGGTGAAGAAAATATGACAAAAGGTATTCGCATCAGAACCTCATCGTTCACGCGTCACCATGTCAATATCACTATGTGTAAAGCAAAAGCCAACGGTAACTACATGAACTCAATGATGGCGCTGCAAGAAGCGGTCAGTTGCGGTTATGACGAAGCGTTGTTGTTAGATACACAAGGCTTTGTGTGTGAAGGTAGTGGTGAAAACTTCTTCATGGTGCGTGATGGGGTTTTGTATACACCTGAACTGACATCTGCGTTGGAAGGTATCACCCGTGAAACAGTCATGACGCTGGCACGTGATATTGGCCTGAAAGTCGTTGAAAAACGTATCACTCGTGATGAAGTGTATATCGCTGACGAAGCCTTCTTCACAGGTACAGCGGCTGAAGTCACTCCTATCAGAGAATTGGATAACCGTCCGATTGGTGAGGGTACACGTGGTCCTATCACTGAAAAACTTCAGGCAATGTATTTTGACCAGGTTTATGGTCGCAGTGATGTATACAAAAACTGGAACACATTAGTTCGATAA
- a CDS encoding MotA/TolQ/ExbB proton channel family protein has translation MLSSQSIGVMHHLVGFLLEPVIWALMLFAALSVIDIGIALAERFSGLKKWQQSGQTDAFETLAFKRIERSDFLARIAPMLGLMGTLIPLGPGLSALGNGELSILTTAMSVAFDTTVLGLFVGIIGFVLGRLRRRWYDEVLTSMEQAHD, from the coding sequence ATGTTGAGTTCACAGTCGATAGGTGTGATGCATCACTTAGTGGGGTTTTTGCTGGAACCGGTCATTTGGGCGCTGATGTTGTTTGCTGCCTTAAGCGTTATAGATATTGGTATTGCACTGGCCGAGCGTTTTTCTGGTTTAAAAAAGTGGCAACAGTCTGGTCAAACTGACGCGTTTGAAACCTTAGCGTTTAAACGTATCGAACGTAGCGACTTTTTAGCGAGAATTGCTCCGATGCTGGGATTGATGGGAACGCTTATTCCTCTTGGCCCCGGCTTATCAGCCTTGGGTAATGGCGAATTAAGTATTTTAACCACCGCGATGAGTGTGGCATTTGATACTACTGTGTTGGGTTTGTTTGTCGGCATTATCGGTTTTGTTTTAGGGCGATTGAGACGACGCTGGTATGACGAGGTGTTGACCTCAATGGAGCAAGCTCATGACTAG
- the glnE gene encoding bifunctional [glutamate--ammonia ligase]-adenylyl-L-tyrosine phosphorylase/[glutamate--ammonia-ligase] adenylyltransferase yields the protein MSSAFVLPEPWQHALKTYPELLNEAPKVLAASDYVNHWGQRQETMLMQLLESQQLQKNLSQEEIAQQLASMLQGVTTEEQLHQKLRHFRQWMMVRIIWRDLAGLADLAETMADLSTMADVCIQQTLDILYHWQVEINGVPRGPDGQEQQMIVLGMGKLGAGELNLSSDIDLIFTYPEEGETEGGRKPLSNSEFFVRLGRKLIQALDNQTVDGFVFRVDMRLRPFGESGALVSSFDAMEEYYQTQGREWERYAMIKARAITGNEADKKALSDMLRPFVYRRYLDYGMFDSLREMKSMIAGQMHHRGMDDNIKLGAGGIREVEFIGQVFQLIYGGRDRPLQQRPILTILDLLADRKLLSTYAVSQLKRAYEFLRRTEHRIQAWADQQTHILPSDDTSRNRLAQSMGFEDWISFYSVLKDYRQQIQEHFDQLLTAPQAGDDGAGIKISLFNAQPEEKLSFIEQCGYDDPAEILAVVDKLLDLHICRNLSQTGRQRLEKLLPLLLQATGNVDNADACLPRLMPLMESIMRRSAYMALLVENPMALSQLVKLCAASPLISTQLAKYPVLLDELLDPRSLYEVPEKEELKIQLLQFLSSVDADDLEQLMNRLREFRQIATLHVAAADVTGVLPLMGVGDQLTELAELLLEQVWRIAWEHLVAKHGYPPVTDNDDPQQCGFTILAYGKLGGLELGYGSDLDLVFIFDDEQEGMTDGERPVDLIVFYTRLAQRMIHLLNTVTPGGILYEVDMRLRPSGASGLLVSPLSGFTEYQQKEAWTWEHQALVRARTVIGDRQLAQKVTDVRQDILARPRDEAMLAEQVREMRAKMRQQLDKSDSQLFDLKQGKGGITDIEFMVQYAVLAWSMDLPELLVYTDNIRILEALVASGKLKPAEGEMLADAYRYYRNEANHCVLQDRPTLMSVTQLQDFPQQVVQIWQRWLGDNA from the coding sequence ATGTCCTCAGCATTTGTTTTGCCAGAACCTTGGCAGCATGCCTTAAAGACTTACCCAGAGTTGCTCAATGAAGCACCAAAAGTGTTAGCGGCAAGTGATTATGTGAATCACTGGGGGCAGAGACAGGAAACGATGCTGATGCAGTTGCTTGAATCACAACAACTGCAAAAAAATCTTTCTCAGGAGGAGATTGCTCAGCAGCTGGCTTCCATGCTGCAAGGCGTCACAACGGAGGAGCAGTTACATCAGAAATTACGTCATTTTCGGCAATGGATGATGGTACGCATTATCTGGCGGGACCTGGCCGGTTTGGCTGATTTAGCCGAGACCATGGCAGATCTTTCGACGATGGCAGATGTCTGTATCCAACAGACATTGGATATCCTATATCACTGGCAAGTTGAAATTAATGGCGTGCCCCGAGGGCCTGATGGTCAAGAACAACAGATGATTGTGCTGGGGATGGGTAAGCTGGGGGCAGGAGAGCTGAATCTGTCATCCGATATTGATCTTATCTTCACTTATCCAGAAGAAGGGGAAACCGAAGGAGGCAGAAAACCGCTAAGTAATAGTGAGTTTTTTGTTCGCTTAGGACGAAAATTAATTCAGGCGCTGGATAACCAAACCGTCGATGGTTTTGTCTTTCGTGTGGATATGCGGTTACGCCCCTTTGGCGAAAGTGGTGCCTTGGTCTCGAGTTTTGATGCGATGGAAGAGTATTACCAGACTCAAGGGCGAGAGTGGGAACGCTACGCCATGATTAAAGCCCGGGCTATCACTGGCAATGAAGCCGATAAAAAAGCCCTTTCAGATATGTTGCGTCCCTTTGTTTATCGGCGTTATTTAGACTACGGCATGTTTGACTCATTACGTGAAATGAAGTCAATGATTGCTGGACAAATGCATCACCGTGGCATGGACGACAATATCAAATTGGGCGCAGGTGGTATCCGTGAAGTTGAATTTATTGGCCAGGTTTTTCAGCTAATTTATGGCGGGCGTGATCGACCCCTGCAACAACGACCTATTCTGACCATTCTCGATTTATTAGCGGACAGAAAATTATTGTCCACTTATGCGGTAAGCCAGTTAAAACGTGCTTATGAATTTCTGCGCAGAACAGAGCATCGTATTCAAGCCTGGGCCGATCAACAAACCCATATTTTGCCCAGTGATGACACATCAAGAAACCGACTTGCGCAAAGTATGGGTTTTGAAGATTGGATAAGTTTTTATTCAGTACTCAAAGACTATCGGCAACAGATTCAAGAGCATTTTGACCAGTTGCTGACGGCGCCACAAGCTGGTGATGATGGTGCTGGGATAAAAATTTCTTTGTTCAATGCCCAGCCTGAAGAAAAGTTATCATTTATCGAACAATGTGGATACGACGACCCAGCCGAAATATTGGCCGTTGTCGATAAATTACTTGATCTGCATATCTGCCGAAATCTGAGTCAAACCGGCAGGCAACGGCTTGAGAAATTATTACCGCTGTTATTACAAGCAACAGGCAATGTCGATAATGCTGATGCGTGTTTGCCACGCTTAATGCCATTGATGGAATCTATTATGCGTCGCAGTGCCTATATGGCGCTATTAGTAGAAAACCCGATGGCATTATCGCAACTGGTCAAGCTCTGTGCTGCTAGTCCTCTAATCAGTACCCAGTTGGCAAAATACCCTGTGTTGCTGGATGAGTTGCTCGATCCTCGTTCACTTTATGAAGTCCCTGAAAAAGAAGAGCTAAAAATACAGTTACTGCAGTTTTTATCATCCGTTGATGCCGATGATTTAGAGCAATTGATGAATCGTCTGCGTGAGTTTCGTCAGATTGCGACTCTACACGTGGCTGCCGCGGATGTGACAGGCGTGTTGCCTCTGATGGGGGTCGGTGATCAATTAACAGAACTCGCAGAACTTCTTCTGGAGCAAGTGTGGCGAATCGCTTGGGAACACTTGGTTGCCAAGCATGGTTATCCACCGGTTACCGATAATGATGATCCTCAGCAGTGCGGTTTTACCATTCTTGCCTATGGTAAGTTGGGTGGGCTGGAGCTTGGGTATGGTTCCGATCTCGATCTTGTCTTTATTTTTGATGATGAGCAGGAAGGCATGACCGATGGTGAGCGGCCAGTTGATTTAATCGTGTTTTATACCCGATTGGCTCAACGCATGATTCACCTGCTGAATACAGTGACTCCCGGCGGTATTCTTTATGAAGTGGATATGCGCTTGCGGCCGAGCGGTGCATCTGGCTTATTAGTCAGCCCATTATCAGGGTTTACCGAGTATCAGCAAAAAGAAGCATGGACCTGGGAACATCAGGCGCTGGTGCGTGCGCGCACCGTGATTGGAGACCGCCAACTTGCGCAAAAAGTGACGGATGTTCGTCAAGATATATTGGCGAGACCCCGCGATGAAGCGATGCTGGCGGAGCAAGTTAGAGAGATGCGTGCGAAAATGCGCCAGCAACTGGATAAGAGTGATAGCCAACTATTTGATCTAAAACAGGGTAAAGGTGGTATCACTGATATCGAATTTATGGTGCAATATGCAGTATTGGCATGGTCAATGGACTTGCCTGAATTACTCGTTTACACCGATAATATTAGGATTTTGGAGGCGCTAGTCGCTTCCGGAAAGCTTAAACCCGCTGAAGGGGAAATGTTGGCAGACGCCTATCGTTATTATCGGAACGAAGCCAACCACTGTGTTTTACAGGATAGACCCACATTAATGTCAGTAACTCAGTTACAAGACTTTCCGCAGCAGGTTGTGCAGATTTGGCAGCGCTGGTTAGGTGATAACGCCTGA